In the Streptomyces sp. 3214.6 genome, CGTAGAGGACGAAGACGTTGACCACCGTCACGGAGGGGTTGACCACGACCGTGGTCGAGGGGCTGTACGAGGGCCAGGTGGTGCCGGTCCGCTTGTACCCGGACTGCTGGGCGACGGGCGGGGTCAGCGGGTTGCCGCAGGCGCAGCGCACCCGGGGGACGCCGTACCTGTCGACCATGACCGCCGTGCCGGCCTGTAGGACGGCCTGGTAGCCGGTGGCTGATCCGTCACGGTATCCGTGGTTGGTGACGCGGGTGTCCAGGCGCAGTTGCACGGGGGTGAGGGAGCGCAGATAGCCGGGGACCTGGGAGGGGTCGATACCGAGGACGGAGGCGAACGCCTTGTTCTTGGCGGGAACCGACTGGAGGTACTTGATCTGCAGCTCCACATCACAGCTGGCGACGTTGAGGGTGCCGCCGTACAGCCCCGCCTGCCCGCCCCTGACACCGGGGACGGTGTTCTCGGGCGGGGAGGAGGAGGACGGGGCGACGGTCGCCGGCGGGACGGAGGCGGTACCCGGGTTGTTGGTCTGCGGCGTGAAGCTGTTCGGCCCCTCTTCGCCGGCCGGCTGCATGAAGAGTTCGCCCGCCTGGTTCGAGCCGCCGCCGTTGGGCCGGGTGAGGACCAGGGCGAGGGCCGTCGCGGCCACGACCGCTGTGGTGATCAGTGCGACCCGGGGCGCGGACCTCCACCAGGGCCGGCGCGGTTCCCACCCGCCGCCCCCCGAGTCGCCTCCGGTCGGCTCGGACGGCGGGGGCGGACCCGAGGGCGGCCGGGGGGAGCCCGACAGCGGTCCGGAGGGCGGGCCGGTCGGTCGCCCGGTGGGCTGCCCCGTGGATTCCGTGGGCGGTTCCGAGGGGCGGCCGGAAGACGGAGGTTCGACGCTCACGAGCACTCCCGACGTGGATATTCCCGCGGCGCTTCGTCCGGTGTGTCCGGTGCGATCCCTACGATCCATGCGATATGCGCCGTTTTCTTCCACAACGGACCTATTGTGTGCCCCGATCGGGCGCGGCTCGCAAGCTGGACGCGGACGGCCCTCTCGACAGGCGCGCTCTCCCGGTGCTGCTTAGCGTGGGCAGGGTGAGCTCGTACACCCCGTATGACCAGGCAGTCTCCCGCCACGGATGGGTGCAGGCGGTCGCCGCGGCGCTGGCCGGGCTGCTCGCCATGGGGGTGGTCGCCGGGCTGGGACTGTGGGTGGCCGGGGCCTCGGACCTGCCTCAGGGCGCCTTCCCCCGGGTCGTCGCGGCGACCGTCGTCACGGCGGTGGGCGG is a window encoding:
- a CDS encoding DUF6777 domain-containing protein, which produces MSVEPPSSGRPSEPPTESTGQPTGRPTGPPSGPLSGSPRPPSGPPPPSEPTGGDSGGGGWEPRRPWWRSAPRVALITTAVVAATALALVLTRPNGGGSNQAGELFMQPAGEEGPNSFTPQTNNPGTASVPPATVAPSSSSPPENTVPGVRGGQAGLYGGTLNVASCDVELQIKYLQSVPAKNKAFASVLGIDPSQVPGYLRSLTPVQLRLDTRVTNHGYRDGSATGYQAVLQAGTAVMVDRYGVPRVRCACGNPLTPPVAQQSGYKRTGTTWPSYSPSTTVVVNPSVTVVNVFVLYDPHSAHHWIARKPGAGVHQDRPTRPPARPTPVIGVSTPTVPGSRTPPSGSTSKSPSSPSSSKSKGSEPPSSKSSSKPPSSEPPSSEPPSSEPPSSEPPSSGSSSSEPPGFAPPSSAPGSPEPPSTLSELTGEPESSLSSLPQSPPSVAGTSQPPPVSAGSSPAV